One window from the genome of Streptomyces cadmiisoli encodes:
- a CDS encoding GuaB3 family IMP dehydrogenase-related protein: MTEIEIGRGKRGRRAYAFDDIAVVPSRRTRDPKEVSIAWQIDAYRFELPFLAAPMDSVVSPATAIRIGELGGLGVLNLEGLWTRYEDPQPLLDEIAGLDADAATRRLQEIYAAPIKEELIGQRIREVRDSGVVTAAALSPQRTAQFSKAVVDAGVDIFVIRGTTVSAEHVSSSHEPLNLKQFIYELDVPVIVGGCATYTAALHLMRSGAAGVLVGFGGGAAHTTRNVLGIQVPMATAVADVAAARRDYMDESGGRYVHVIADGGVGWSGDLPKAIACGADAVMMGSPLARATDVPGKGHHWGMEAVNEELPRGKKVDLGTVGTIEEILTGPSHTPDGSMNLFGALRRAMATTGYSELKEFQRVEVTVADSQHKR; this comes from the coding sequence GTGACTGAGATCGAGATCGGGCGCGGCAAGCGCGGCCGCCGGGCGTACGCCTTCGACGACATCGCCGTCGTCCCCAGCCGCCGTACGCGGGACCCGAAGGAGGTCTCGATCGCCTGGCAGATCGACGCCTACCGGTTCGAGCTGCCCTTCCTGGCCGCCCCGATGGACTCGGTGGTCTCGCCGGCCACCGCGATCCGCATCGGCGAGCTCGGCGGCCTCGGCGTGCTGAACCTCGAAGGCCTGTGGACGCGGTACGAGGACCCGCAGCCGCTGCTCGACGAGATCGCCGGGCTGGACGCGGACGCCGCGACCCGCCGCCTCCAGGAGATCTACGCCGCCCCGATCAAGGAGGAACTGATCGGGCAGCGCATAAGGGAGGTCCGCGACTCGGGTGTGGTCACCGCCGCGGCGCTCTCCCCGCAGCGCACGGCCCAGTTCTCCAAGGCGGTCGTGGACGCCGGGGTGGACATCTTCGTCATCCGCGGCACGACCGTCTCCGCGGAGCACGTCTCGTCCTCGCACGAACCGCTGAACCTGAAGCAGTTCATCTACGAGCTGGACGTCCCCGTGATCGTCGGCGGCTGCGCCACCTACACCGCGGCCCTGCACCTGATGCGCTCCGGTGCCGCGGGTGTCCTGGTCGGCTTCGGCGGCGGCGCCGCGCACACCACGCGCAACGTCCTCGGCATCCAGGTGCCCATGGCCACCGCCGTCGCGGACGTGGCCGCGGCCCGCCGGGACTACATGGACGAGTCGGGCGGCCGGTACGTCCACGTGATCGCGGACGGCGGCGTCGGCTGGTCCGGTGACCTGCCCAAGGCGATCGCCTGCGGTGCCGACGCGGTGATGATGGGCTCCCCGCTCGCACGGGCCACGGACGTTCCCGGCAAGGGCCACCACTGGGGCATGGAGGCGGTGAACGAGGAACTGCCGCGCGGCAAGAAGGTCGACCTCGGCACCGTCGGCACCATCGAGGAGATCCTGACCGGCCCGTCCCACACCCCGGACGGCTCGATGAACCTCTTCGGCGCCCTGCGCCGTGCCATGGCCACCACCGGCTACAGCGAGCTCAAGGAGTTCCAGCGGGTCGAGGTGACGGTCGCGGACTCGCAGCACAAGCGGTAG
- the guaB gene encoding IMP dehydrogenase produces the protein MTANVDGVPDKFATLGLTYDDVLLLPGSSDMAPDEIDTASYVSRNVRVNIPLLSAAMDKVTESRMAIAMARQGGVGVLHRNLSIEDQANQVDLVKRSESGMVTDPITINPDATLAEADALCAKFRISGVPVTDPSGKLLGIVTNRDMAFETDRSRRVREVMTSMPLVTGKVGISGADAIELLRRHKIEKLPLVDEAGVLKGLITVKDFVKAEKYPNAAKDAEGRLLVGAAVGVAGDSFERAQALIEAGVDFIVVDTAHGHSRLVGDMVAKIKSNSAGVDVIGGNVATRDGAQALIDSGVDGIKVGVGPGSICTTRVVAGVGVPQVTAIYEASLAAKAAGVPVIGDGGLQYSGDIAKALVAGADTVMLGSLLAGCEESPGELLFINGKQFKSYRGMGSLGAMQSRGDRKSFSKDRYFQEGVASDEQLVPEGIEGQVPYRGPLSSVVHQLVGGLRQSMFYVGGRTVPDLQSSGRFVRITSAGLKESHPHDIQMTVEAPNYSRK, from the coding sequence ATGACTGCCAACGTCGACGGAGTGCCCGACAAATTCGCGACTCTCGGGCTGACCTACGACGACGTGTTGCTGCTGCCGGGCTCGTCGGACATGGCACCCGACGAGATCGACACCGCCTCGTACGTCTCCAGGAACGTGCGGGTCAACATCCCGCTCCTGTCCGCCGCCATGGACAAGGTCACCGAATCGCGCATGGCGATCGCGATGGCCCGCCAGGGCGGCGTCGGTGTTCTGCACCGCAACCTGTCGATCGAGGACCAGGCGAACCAGGTCGACCTGGTCAAGCGCTCCGAGTCCGGGATGGTCACGGACCCGATCACGATCAACCCGGACGCCACCCTCGCCGAGGCCGACGCGCTCTGCGCCAAGTTCCGGATCAGCGGCGTCCCGGTCACCGACCCGAGCGGCAAGCTGCTCGGCATCGTCACCAACCGCGACATGGCCTTCGAGACCGACCGCTCCCGCCGGGTGCGCGAGGTCATGACCTCGATGCCGCTGGTCACCGGCAAGGTCGGCATCTCCGGCGCCGACGCCATCGAGCTGCTGCGCCGGCACAAGATCGAGAAGTTGCCGCTGGTCGACGAGGCGGGCGTCCTCAAGGGCCTGATCACGGTCAAGGACTTCGTCAAGGCCGAGAAGTACCCGAACGCCGCCAAGGACGCCGAGGGCCGGCTCCTGGTCGGCGCGGCGGTCGGTGTCGCGGGCGACTCCTTCGAGCGCGCCCAGGCGCTGATCGAGGCGGGCGTCGACTTCATCGTGGTCGACACCGCGCACGGCCACTCCCGGCTGGTCGGCGACATGGTCGCCAAGATCAAGTCGAACTCCGCCGGCGTCGACGTCATCGGCGGCAACGTCGCCACCCGCGACGGCGCCCAGGCCCTGATCGACTCCGGCGTGGACGGCATCAAGGTCGGCGTCGGCCCCGGCTCCATCTGCACCACCCGGGTCGTCGCCGGCGTCGGCGTCCCGCAGGTCACGGCCATCTACGAGGCCTCCCTCGCGGCCAAGGCGGCCGGTGTCCCGGTGATCGGCGACGGCGGTCTGCAGTACTCCGGCGACATCGCCAAGGCGCTGGTCGCGGGCGCCGACACGGTGATGCTGGGTTCGTTGCTCGCGGGCTGCGAGGAGTCGCCGGGCGAGCTGCTGTTCATCAACGGCAAGCAGTTCAAGTCGTACCGCGGCATGGGATCGCTCGGTGCCATGCAGAGCCGCGGCGACCGCAAGTCGTTCTCCAAGGACCGCTACTTCCAGGAGGGCGTCGCCTCCGACGAGCAGCTGGTCCCCGAGGGCATCGAGGGCCAGGTGCCCTACCGCGGCCCGCTGTCCTCGGTCGTCCACCAGCTGGTCGGCGGTCTGCGCCAGTCGATGTTCTACGTCGGCGGCAGGACCGTGCCGGACCTCCAGTCCTCGGGGCGCTTCGTGCGGATCACCTCGGCGGGTCTGAAGGAGAGCCACCCGCACGACATCCAGATGACCGTCGAGGCGCCGAACTACAGCCGCAAGTGA
- a CDS encoding sigma-70 family RNA polymerase sigma factor yields MRDDEATTAPGAIGALVHRAVDGDEQATHDLLARVHPLALRYCRTRLSRLPGDARHFVEDLAQEVCVAVLLALPRYRDTGRPFEAFVFAIAAHKVADLQRAAMRHPGSTAVPSDEMPERPDDSLGPEERALLSSDAEWAKKLLANLPENQRELLLLRIAVGLTAEETGQMLGMSPGAVRVAQHRALSRLRALAEQ; encoded by the coding sequence ATGCGTGACGACGAGGCCACCACCGCCCCTGGGGCGATCGGCGCGCTCGTCCATCGCGCGGTCGACGGGGACGAGCAGGCCACACACGACCTGCTCGCCCGAGTTCACCCGCTGGCCCTGCGCTACTGCCGCACCCGGCTGTCCCGTCTGCCCGGCGACGCGCGGCACTTCGTGGAGGACCTGGCCCAGGAGGTCTGTGTCGCCGTCCTGCTCGCGCTGCCGCGCTATCGGGACACCGGCCGCCCCTTCGAGGCCTTCGTCTTCGCGATCGCCGCGCACAAGGTCGCCGATCTCCAGCGGGCGGCCATGCGGCACCCGGGGTCGACGGCGGTCCCCTCCGACGAGATGCCCGAGCGGCCGGACGACTCACTGGGGCCGGAGGAGCGCGCGCTGCTCAGCAGCGACGCGGAGTGGGCCAAGAAGCTGCTGGCCAATCTCCCGGAGAACCAGCGTGAGCTGCTGCTGCTCCGCATCGCCGTGGGTCTCACGGCGGAGGAGACTGGTCAGATGTTGGGAATGTCACCCGGTGCGGTCCGGGTGGCCCAGCACCGGGCGCTGAGCAGGCTGAGGGCCCTGGCCGAGCAGTGA
- a CDS encoding response regulator transcription factor, translating into MTSVLVCDDSPLAREALRRAVATVPGVERVTTAANGEEVLRRWGADRSDLILMDVRMPGLGGVETVRRLLSADPGARIIMLTVAEDLDGVALAVAAGARGYLHKDASRAELRATVTQALADPTWRLAPRRLRSAEMGAAPTLTAREIQVLEGMSHGRSNAEIGRELFLSEDTVKTHARRLFKKLGASDRAHAVALGFRWGLVR; encoded by the coding sequence ATGACTTCCGTCCTCGTCTGCGACGACTCCCCGCTTGCCCGAGAGGCGCTCCGCCGCGCGGTCGCGACCGTGCCCGGCGTCGAGCGCGTGACGACGGCGGCCAACGGCGAGGAAGTCCTCCGCCGCTGGGGCGCCGACCGCTCGGACCTGATCCTGATGGACGTACGCATGCCCGGACTGGGCGGCGTAGAGACCGTGCGGCGGCTGCTGTCCGCGGACCCCGGCGCACGCATCATCATGCTCACCGTCGCCGAGGACCTGGACGGCGTGGCCCTCGCGGTCGCCGCCGGCGCCCGGGGCTATCTGCACAAGGACGCCTCGCGCGCCGAACTGCGGGCCACCGTGACGCAGGCCCTGGCCGACCCTACCTGGCGGCTCGCCCCGCGCCGGCTGCGCTCGGCCGAGATGGGCGCCGCGCCCACGCTCACCGCGCGTGAGATCCAGGTGCTGGAGGGCATGAGCCACGGCCGTTCCAACGCGGAGATCGGCCGTGAGCTGTTTCTCTCCGAGGACACCGTCAAGACCCACGCCCGCCGGCTGTTCAAGAAGCTCGGCGCCTCGGACCGGGCGCACGCGGTGGCGCTCGGCTTCCGGTGGGGTCTGGTGCGCTAG
- a CDS encoding WhiB family transcriptional regulator, whose protein sequence is MADFSRLPGPNADLWDWQLLAACRGVDSSLFFHPEGERGAARSARENSAKEVCMRCPVRAECAAHALAVREPYGVWGGLTEDEREELMGRARHRLVSATTTGGSTASNT, encoded by the coding sequence ATGGCAGATTTCTCCCGCCTTCCCGGACCGAACGCGGACCTATGGGACTGGCAGCTCCTGGCTGCCTGTCGAGGGGTGGACAGCTCGCTCTTCTTCCATCCGGAGGGCGAACGCGGGGCGGCCCGGAGCGCTCGTGAGAACTCGGCCAAAGAGGTCTGCATGAGGTGCCCGGTCCGCGCGGAGTGTGCGGCGCACGCGCTGGCGGTGCGCGAGCCGTACGGCGTGTGGGGCGGTTTGACCGAGGACGAGCGCGAAGAGCTCATGGGGCGGGCGCGCCACCGGCTGGTGTCGGCGACGACCACTGGTGGAAGCACCGCCTCCAACACCTGA
- a CDS encoding LysR family transcriptional regulator, translating to MIEARHLRVLRAVATTGSFSAAGRELGCTQPAVSQQMKALEGSVGTPLLVRSGREMRLTQAGEALVRHASGILAGLTAAEEEVAAIAGLRAGRVRLVSFPSGSSTLVPTALAALRAAHPGTRVSLEEAEPPKSVELLREGDCDIALAFRYEGAAGAGEAEEWDDLVIRPLLSDRLVSLVPEGHRLARAESVAIGELADEPWIAGCPRCRGQLVQVCAGAGFTPRIDFATDDYPAVVGLVGAGLGVAVLPQLAVESVRPRGARAVALEPAVRREIVALTLPDLAQVPAVAATLDELARAAAR from the coding sequence GTGATCGAGGCACGTCATCTGCGCGTCCTGCGCGCTGTCGCCACCACCGGTTCCTTCTCGGCCGCGGGGCGCGAGCTGGGCTGCACGCAGCCCGCCGTCAGCCAGCAGATGAAAGCCCTGGAAGGGTCCGTGGGCACACCGCTGCTGGTCCGCAGCGGTCGCGAGATGCGGCTCACCCAGGCCGGCGAGGCACTCGTCCGGCACGCCTCGGGCATCCTCGCCGGGCTCACCGCCGCCGAGGAGGAGGTCGCCGCCATCGCCGGACTGCGGGCCGGACGGGTCCGGCTCGTCTCCTTCCCCAGCGGCAGCTCCACCCTCGTCCCCACCGCGCTGGCCGCGCTGCGCGCCGCGCACCCCGGCACCCGGGTCTCCCTGGAGGAGGCCGAACCGCCGAAGTCCGTCGAGCTGCTGCGCGAGGGCGACTGCGACATCGCGCTCGCCTTTCGCTACGAGGGCGCCGCGGGCGCGGGCGAGGCGGAGGAGTGGGACGACCTGGTGATACGGCCGCTGCTGTCCGACCGGCTGGTCAGTCTGGTGCCGGAGGGGCACCGGCTGGCGCGCGCGGAGTCCGTCGCCATCGGTGAACTCGCCGACGAGCCCTGGATCGCGGGCTGCCCGCGCTGCCGCGGCCAGCTGGTCCAGGTGTGCGCGGGGGCGGGCTTCACCCCCCGTATCGACTTCGCCACCGACGACTATCCGGCGGTGGTGGGCCTGGTCGGCGCGGGGCTGGGCGTGGCCGTCCTGCCCCAGCTCGCCGTCGAGTCCGTACGGCCGCGGGGGGCGCGAGCGGTGGCACTGGAACCGGCGGTGCGCCGGGAGATCGTCGCCCTCACCCTGCCGGACCTGGCTCAGGTCCCGGCGGTGGCCGCGACGCTGGACGAGCTGGCACGGGCGGCGGCGCGCTGA
- a CDS encoding SDR family NAD(P)-dependent oxidoreductase, with protein sequence MTTALITGSTAGIGAAFARRLAADGHNLVLVARDTDRLGVQATELHDRHGIEAEVLAADLATDDGIETVAARLGDRKNPVDLLINNAGFGNKGQFLDVPMADELKMLKVHCEAVLRLTSAATEAMRARGRGGVVNVASVAAFVPRGTYGASKAWVVQFTQGAARDLAGSGVRLMALCPGFVRTEFHARAGMGTDSIPGWMWLDADKLVAAALADLARGKSVSVPDPRYKTLMGVVKVVPRGLLGGISSRTGRKYGPR encoded by the coding sequence ATGACAACGGCTCTGATTACGGGATCGACAGCGGGGATCGGCGCCGCGTTCGCGCGACGGCTGGCGGCTGACGGGCACAACCTCGTCCTGGTCGCCCGGGACACCGACCGGCTCGGCGTGCAGGCCACCGAGCTGCACGACCGGCACGGCATCGAGGCGGAGGTGCTGGCCGCCGACCTGGCGACGGACGACGGCATCGAGACGGTCGCCGCCCGGCTGGGCGACCGCAAGAACCCCGTCGACCTGCTGATCAACAACGCCGGCTTCGGCAACAAGGGCCAGTTCCTCGACGTGCCCATGGCCGACGAGCTGAAGATGCTCAAGGTGCACTGCGAGGCGGTGCTGCGGCTGACGTCGGCGGCGACGGAGGCGATGCGGGCACGGGGACGCGGCGGTGTCGTGAACGTCGCCTCGGTGGCGGCCTTCGTGCCGCGCGGCACCTACGGCGCGTCCAAGGCGTGGGTCGTGCAGTTCACGCAGGGCGCGGCACGCGATCTGGCGGGCAGCGGGGTGCGGTTGATGGCGCTGTGCCCCGGGTTCGTGCGGACGGAGTTCCACGCGCGGGCCGGGATGGGGACGGACAGCATTCCGGGCTGGATGTGGCTCGACGCCGACAAGCTGGTGGCGGCGGCGCTCGCCGACCTGGCCCGCGGCAAGTCCGTGTCGGTCCCGGATCCGCGGTACAAGACGCTGATGGGTGTGGTGAAGGTCGTGCCGCGCGGGCTGCTCGGCGGGATCAGTTCGCGGACGGGCCGGAAGTACGGGCCGCGGTAG
- a CDS encoding ester cyclase — MTFVQVIDCKTSRFDEMSRLMDTWVEQTRGKRAAAHNVIGKDRSDASHFIEILEFPSYEEAMRNSNLPETDRVFQEMVALCDELPTFTDLVVVRDDQLETSTVRRYFEVIAAEGELPPLNDLMAEHYRDHQPGDEQDILGMDHVRRELEMWRAAFDFEFSVEDLIAQDDRVCARWFWTGTHKGDFLGIPADGRKVSMTGTTVFRCGGDGKLAEGWWEYDRLGLMAQLGALDDLER; from the coding sequence ATGACATTCGTGCAGGTCATCGACTGCAAGACCAGTCGGTTCGACGAGATGAGCCGGCTGATGGACACATGGGTCGAGCAGACCAGGGGCAAGCGCGCGGCGGCGCACAACGTGATCGGCAAGGACCGGTCCGACGCGTCGCACTTCATCGAGATCCTGGAGTTCCCCTCGTACGAGGAGGCGATGCGGAACTCCAACCTGCCGGAGACCGACCGGGTCTTCCAGGAGATGGTCGCGCTGTGCGACGAGTTGCCGACCTTCACCGATCTGGTGGTGGTGCGTGACGACCAGCTGGAGACGTCCACCGTACGGCGCTACTTCGAGGTGATCGCCGCCGAGGGCGAGCTGCCGCCGCTGAACGATCTGATGGCGGAGCACTACCGCGATCACCAGCCGGGCGACGAGCAGGACATCCTCGGGATGGACCACGTCCGGCGCGAGCTGGAGATGTGGCGGGCGGCCTTCGACTTCGAGTTCAGCGTCGAGGACCTCATCGCACAGGACGACCGGGTGTGCGCGCGGTGGTTCTGGACGGGCACCCACAAGGGCGACTTCCTGGGGATCCCGGCCGATGGGCGGAAGGTCTCCATGACGGGGACCACCGTCTTCCGCTGCGGCGGGGACGGAAAGCTCGCCGAGGGCTGGTGGGAGTACGACCGGCTCGGGCTGATGGCGCAGCTGGGCGCGCTCGACGACCTGGAGCGGTAG
- the groL gene encoding chaperonin GroEL (60 kDa chaperone family; promotes refolding of misfolded polypeptides especially under stressful conditions; forms two stacked rings of heptamers to form a barrel-shaped 14mer; ends can be capped by GroES; misfolded proteins enter the barrel where they are refolded when GroES binds), which produces MAKILKFDEDARRALERGVNKLADTVKVTIGPKGRNVVIDKKFGAPTITNDGVTIAREVEVEDPYENLGAQLVKEVATKTNDIAGDGTTTATVLAQALVREGLKNVAAGASPAALKKGIDAAVAAVSEDLLASARPIDEKSDIAAVAALSAQDQQVGELIAEAMDKVGKDGVITVEESNTFGLELDFTEGMAFDKGYLSPYFVTDQERMEAVLDDPYILIHQGKVSAIADLLPLLEKIIQSNASKPLLIIAEDVEGEALSTLVVNKIRGTFNATAVKAPGFGDRRKAMLQDMAVLTGATVISEEVGLKLDQVGLDVLGSARRVTVTKDDTTIVDGAGQKADVEGRIGQIKAEIEATDSDWDREKLQERLAKLAGGVCVIKVGAATEVELKEKKHRLEDAISATRAAVEEGIVSGGGSALVHAVKVLENNLGKEGDEATGVAVVRRAAVEPLRWIAENAGLEGYVIVSKVAELEKGSGYNAATGEYGDLIKAGVIDPVKVTRSALENAASIASLLLTTETLVVEKKEEEPEAAGHGHGHGHSH; this is translated from the coding sequence ATGGCGAAGATCCTGAAGTTCGACGAGGACGCCCGTCGCGCCCTCGAGCGCGGCGTCAACAAGCTCGCCGACACGGTCAAGGTGACGATCGGCCCCAAGGGCCGCAACGTCGTCATCGACAAGAAGTTCGGCGCACCCACCATCACCAACGACGGTGTCACCATCGCCCGCGAGGTCGAGGTCGAGGACCCGTACGAGAACCTCGGCGCCCAGCTGGTGAAGGAGGTGGCGACCAAGACCAACGACATCGCGGGTGACGGTACGACCACCGCGACCGTCCTGGCCCAGGCGCTGGTGCGCGAGGGTCTGAAGAACGTCGCCGCGGGCGCCTCCCCGGCCGCCCTGAAGAAGGGCATCGACGCGGCCGTCGCCGCCGTCTCCGAGGACCTGCTCGCGTCGGCGCGGCCGATCGACGAGAAGTCCGACATCGCCGCCGTCGCCGCGCTGTCCGCCCAGGACCAGCAGGTCGGCGAGCTCATCGCCGAGGCGATGGACAAGGTCGGCAAGGACGGTGTCATCACCGTCGAGGAGTCCAACACCTTCGGTCTGGAGCTGGACTTCACCGAGGGCATGGCCTTCGACAAGGGCTACCTGTCGCCGTACTTCGTGACGGACCAGGAGCGTATGGAGGCCGTCCTCGACGACCCGTACATCCTCATCCACCAGGGCAAGGTCTCCGCCATCGCGGACCTGCTGCCCCTGCTGGAGAAGATCATCCAGAGCAACGCCTCGAAGCCGCTGCTGATCATCGCCGAGGACGTCGAGGGCGAGGCCCTCTCCACCCTCGTCGTGAACAAGATCCGCGGCACCTTCAACGCGACCGCCGTCAAGGCCCCCGGCTTCGGCGACCGCCGCAAGGCGATGCTCCAGGACATGGCCGTCCTCACCGGCGCCACGGTCATCTCCGAGGAGGTCGGCCTCAAGCTCGACCAGGTCGGTCTCGACGTGCTGGGCTCCGCCCGCCGTGTCACCGTCACCAAGGACGACACCACGATCGTCGACGGTGCCGGCCAGAAGGCCGACGTCGAGGGCCGCATCGGCCAGATCAAGGCCGAGATCGAGGCCACGGACTCCGACTGGGACCGCGAGAAGCTCCAGGAGCGCCTCGCGAAGCTGGCCGGCGGCGTGTGCGTGATCAAGGTCGGCGCCGCCACCGAGGTGGAGCTGAAGGAGAAGAAGCACCGTCTGGAGGACGCCATCTCCGCGACCCGCGCCGCGGTCGAGGAGGGCATCGTCTCCGGTGGTGGCTCCGCGCTCGTCCACGCCGTGAAGGTGCTGGAGAACAACCTCGGCAAGGAGGGCGACGAGGCCACCGGTGTCGCCGTCGTCCGCCGCGCCGCCGTCGAGCCGCTGCGCTGGATCGCGGAGAACGCCGGCCTGGAGGGCTACGTCATCGTCTCCAAGGTCGCCGAGCTGGAGAAGGGCAGCGGCTACAACGCCGCCACCGGTGAGTACGGCGACCTGATCAAGGCCGGCGTCATCGACCCGGTCAAGGTCACCCGCTCCGCCCTGGAGAACGCCGCCTCCATCGCCTCCCTGCTGCTGACGACCGAGACCCTGGTCGTCGAGAAGAAGGAAGAGGAGCCGGAGGCCGCCGGTCACGGCCACGGCCACGGCCACTCGCACTGA
- the groES gene encoding co-chaperone GroES, whose translation MTTASSKVAIKPLEDRIVVQPLDAEQTTASGLVIPDTAKEKPQEGVVLAVGPGRFEEGNRLPLDVAVGDVVLYSKYGGTEVKYNGEEYLVLSARDVLAIIEK comes from the coding sequence GTGACGACCGCCAGCTCCAAGGTTGCCATCAAGCCGCTCGAGGACCGCATCGTGGTCCAGCCGCTGGACGCCGAGCAGACCACGGCCTCTGGCCTGGTCATTCCGGACACCGCCAAGGAGAAGCCCCAGGAGGGCGTCGTCCTGGCCGTGGGCCCGGGCCGCTTCGAGGAGGGCAACCGCCTTCCGCTCGACGTCGCCGTCGGCGACGTCGTGCTCTACAGCAAGTACGGCGGCACCGAGGTGAAGTACAACGGCGAGGAGTACCTCGTCCTCTCGGCTCGCGACGTGCTCGCGATCATCGAGAAGTAA
- a CDS encoding polysaccharide deacetylase family protein — protein MLIALTGCALTVTPAERSGREAPDRVAAPGSPAEAPAHRRWGLTSPLSPPPRPPSHSPPARSAGLPPVVDRVRTGDKVVFLTYDDGAERDPRFVDMVRELRLPVSMFLTDSVVGPGYGHFSRLRSVGASIQNHTLDHAALRGLPLAGQRAEICGQQTKLGSRFGVRPRLFRPPYGLHDTTTLRAAADCGISAVVLWRATMDAYGLTFTGGADRLRPGDIVSVPATETPTPSLVARTTRLLNRIQEAGLTVGRLEDYL, from the coding sequence ATGCTGATCGCGCTGACCGGCTGCGCCCTGACCGTCACCCCCGCCGAGCGGTCGGGCAGGGAGGCCCCGGACCGGGTGGCAGCCCCCGGATCGCCGGCCGAGGCCCCCGCCCACCGCCGCTGGGGCCTGACCTCCCCGCTGTCGCCGCCCCCGCGTCCGCCGTCCCACTCGCCGCCCGCCCGGAGCGCGGGCCTGCCCCCCGTCGTCGACCGCGTCCGCACCGGCGACAAGGTCGTCTTCCTCACCTACGACGACGGCGCGGAGCGCGACCCGCGCTTCGTCGACATGGTCCGCGAACTGCGGCTGCCGGTCAGCATGTTCCTCACGGACAGCGTCGTCGGCCCGGGCTACGGCCACTTCTCCCGGCTGCGCTCGGTCGGCGCGAGCATCCAGAACCACACCCTCGACCACGCCGCCCTGCGGGGACTGCCCCTCGCCGGCCAGCGCGCCGAGATCTGCGGCCAGCAGACCAAGCTCGGCTCCCGCTTCGGCGTCCGCCCCCGCCTCTTCCGCCCGCCCTACGGCCTCCACGACACGACCACCCTGCGCGCCGCCGCCGACTGCGGCATCTCCGCCGTCGTCCTGTGGCGCGCCACGATGGACGCCTACGGCCTCACCTTCACCGGCGGAGCGGACCGGCTGCGCCCCGGCGACATCGTCTCCGTCCCCGCGACCGAGACCCCGACACCCTCCCTGGTGGCCCGTACGACCCGTCTGCTGAACCGGATCCAGGAGGCGGGTCTGACGGTCGGACGCCTGGAGGACTACCTGTGA
- a CDS encoding polysaccharide deacetylase family protein: MAVRAALAVLAGAAIVSGCVQDGPEVRPAPGQQAPLKAPPARALDRYAGRLSADLAARAAAAKEWGLKSVPLRPPPPPVRKPDIVTREGFEVDGHAEQGLPPVFTTVPTEHRIVFLTIDDGAEKDPAFLRMMKELRIPYSAFLSDYLVNEDYGYFKRMRDHGVALNNHTLTHPYLPALSYEDQRTEICGMQDVIEKRYGKRPALFRPPFGNYDQDTLHAAKECGVKYVPLWSEEVFVDHWEYREWDQDLHPGDIVLSHFRGPEDWQGTMPDMIRRFLDKVTAQGYAVARLEDYL, from the coding sequence ATGGCGGTCAGGGCCGCGCTCGCCGTACTGGCCGGTGCCGCCATCGTCTCCGGCTGTGTGCAGGACGGCCCGGAGGTCCGGCCCGCCCCGGGCCAGCAGGCACCCCTGAAGGCGCCCCCGGCGCGCGCCCTGGACCGCTACGCGGGCCGGCTCAGCGCCGACTTGGCCGCCCGTGCCGCCGCCGCCAAGGAGTGGGGCCTGAAGAGTGTCCCGCTGCGGCCACCGCCACCGCCCGTGCGGAAGCCGGACATCGTGACCCGGGAGGGCTTCGAGGTCGACGGGCACGCCGAGCAGGGCCTCCCGCCGGTCTTCACCACCGTCCCGACCGAACACCGGATCGTCTTCCTCACCATCGACGACGGCGCCGAGAAGGACCCGGCGTTCCTGCGGATGATGAAGGAGCTGAGGATCCCGTACTCGGCCTTCCTCAGCGACTACCTGGTCAACGAGGACTACGGCTACTTCAAGCGGATGCGGGACCACGGCGTGGCCCTGAACAACCACACCCTGACCCACCCGTACCTGCCCGCCCTGTCCTACGAGGACCAGCGCACCGAGATCTGCGGCATGCAGGACGTCATCGAGAAGCGCTACGGCAAGCGCCCGGCCCTGTTCCGGCCGCCGTTCGGCAACTACGACCAGGACACCCTGCACGCCGCCAAGGAGTGCGGCGTCAAGTACGTCCCGCTGTGGAGCGAGGAGGTGTTCGTCGACCACTGGGAGTACCGCGAGTGGGACCAGGACCTGCACCCCGGTGACATCGTCCTCAGCCATTTCCGCGGCCCGGAGGACTGGCAGGGCACCATGCCGGACATGATCCGCCGGTTCCTCGACAAGGTCACCGCCCAGGGGTACGCGGTGGCCCGGCTGGAGGACTACCTGTGA